A genome region from Panicum virgatum strain AP13 chromosome 4K, P.virgatum_v5, whole genome shotgun sequence includes the following:
- the LOC120704860 gene encoding K(+) efflux antiporter 4-like isoform X1 yields the protein MLPRRRSSSSRPGSSLRLLVLGALLLAAAAAFAPAAAAAAEAAAGREAGAGKQEAEAQAEAEARGERVAVAEAGGEVAAQGNATDNKEGSFADMIDRALEKEFPESEGEQGGGETDPGSFNNTVAEKQGVLETVARRVTKKNETKDNKSFPFKEVFLDRSDQEDVPTLIDRKDNVFIISNPKSKYPVLQLDLRLISDLVVVIVSATCGGIAFACLGQPVITGYLLAGSIIGPGGFSFVNEMVQVETVAQFGVIFLLFALGLEFSTAKLRVVRAVAVLGGLLQIMLFMFLCGILATLCGGKTKEGVFVGVLLSMSSTAVVLKFLMERNSINALHGQVTVGILILQDCAVGLLFALLPILSGTSGLLHGVASMTKSLVILITFLATLSILSRTGVPWFLKLMISLSSQTNELYQLAAVAFCLLFAWCSDKLGLSLELGSFAAGVMISTTDLAQHTLEQIEPIRNFFAALFLASIGMLINVHFLWNHVDILLAAVILVITVKTFIVAIVVKGFGYSNKTSLLVGMSLAQIGEFAFVLLSRASSIHLIEGKLYLLLLGTTALSLVTTPLLFKMIPAVVHLGVLLRWFSVDINQVELGLKNDVLRIDSGKRINLIVQGSHDS from the exons ATGCTGCCGCGTCGCCGCAGCAGTAGCAGCCGCCCGGGCTCCTCCCTCCGGCTCCTCGTCCTCGGTGCCCTGCtcctggccgcggccgccgcgttcgcccccgccgccgccgccgccgccgaggccgccgcggggcgcgaggccggcgcggggaagcaggaggccgaggcccaggccgaggcggaggcgcgcggggAGAGGGTGGCCgtcgcggaggccggcggcgaggtggcggcgcaggGCAATGCGACGGACAACAAGGAGGGCAGCTTCGCCGACATGATCGACCGCGCGCTGGAGAAGGAGTTCCCCGAGTCCGagggcgagcagggcggcggag AGACCGACCCCGGGAGCTTCAACAACACGGTCGCTGAGAAGCAG GGAGTCCTTGAAACTGTGGCTAGAAGAGTAACAAAGAAGAATGAGACCAAAGATAACAA GTCATTTCCCTTTAAGGAGGTTTTCTTGGATCGATCTGACCAAGAGGATGTCCCGACATTGATTGATCGAAAG GATAATGTTTTTATCATATCAAATCCAAAATCAAAATACCCTGTGCTGCAGTTGGACCTTAG GTTGATATCAGACCTTGTTGTTGTTATCGTGTCTGCCACTTGTGGTGGAATCGCCTTTGCTTGCCTTGGACAACCT GTGATTACAGGTTATCTACTTGCAGGATCTATAATTGGGCCTGGAGGCTTTAGCTTTGtcaatgaaatggtgcaa GTTGAAACAGTAGCCCAGTTTGGTGTGatatttctcttatttgctttggGACTTGAGTTTTCTACTGCAAAG CTTCGAGTTGTTCGTGCTGTTGCTGTCCTTGGAGGATTGCTCCAAATTATGCTGTTCATGTTTCTTTGTGGTATCTTGGCTACA CTTTGTGGAGGCAAAACAAAAGAAGGTGTTTTCGTTGGTGTTCTTCTTTCTATGTCTTCAACTGCTGTG GTTTTAAAATTTCTGATGGAAAGAAATAGTATCAATGCTCTTCATGGCCAAGTCACAGTCGGGATACTTATATTGCAG GATTGTGCTGTTGGTCTTCTGTTTGCGCTTCTTCCAATTTTGAGTGGTACATCTGGGCTTCTTCATGGAGTTGCATCAATGACAAAGTC GCTGGTGATATTGATAACGTTCCTGGCCACTCTCTCTATCCTCTCCCGTACTGGCGTTCCTTGGTTTCTTAAACTGATGATAAGTCTTTCATCTCAG ACAAATGAACTATACCAGCTGGCAGCAGTTGCATTCTGCTTGTTATTTGCTTGG TGTAGTGATAAATTGGGCCTGAGTCTTGAGTTGGGTTCATTCGCAGCTGGAGTGATGATATCAACGACAGACCTTGCACAACATACTCTGGAACAA ATTGAACCTATCCGCAACTTTTTCGCTGCTCTTTTCCTTGCCAGCATTGGGATGCTAATTAATGTCCATTTCCTGTGGAACCATGTGGATATACTCCTTGCAGCTGTAATTTTGGTGATCACAGTAAAGACATTTATTGTTGCTATTGTCGTAAAAGGGTTTGGCTATAGCAACAAAACATCTCTTCTT GTTGGCATGTCTCTTGCACAAATAGGAGAGTTCGCTTTTGTTCTCCTTAGCCGTGCTTCAAGCATCCATCTGATTGAG GGCAAGCTATACCTGCTTCTTCTTGGAACCACAGCACTTAGCTTG GTGACGACACCTCTGCTGTTCAAAATGATCCCAGCAGTGGTCCACCTCGGGGTTCTTTTGAGATGGTTTTCTGTTGATATCAATCAGGTGGAG TTGGGCCTGAAAAATGATGTCCTCCGCATCGATAGTGGCAAGCGCATCAATTTGATAGTCCAAGGATCACATGATTCATGA
- the LOC120704860 gene encoding K(+) efflux antiporter 4-like isoform X2, with translation MLPRRRSSSSRPGSSLRLLVLGALLLAAAAAFAPAAAAAAEAAAGREAGAGKQEAEAQAEAEARGERVAVAEAGGEVAAQGNATDNKEGSFADMIDRALEKEFPESEGEQGGGETDPGSFNNTVAEKQGVLETVARRVTKKNETKDNKSFPFKEVFLDRSDQEDVPTLIDRKDNVFIISNPKSKYPVLQLDLRLISDLVVVIVSATCGGIAFACLGQPVITGYLLAGSIIGPGGFSFVNEMVQVETVAQFGVIFLLFALGLEFSTAKLRVVRAVAVLGGLLQIMLFMFLCGILATLCGGKTKEGVFVGVLLSMSSTAVVLKFLMERNSINALHGQVTVGILILQDCAVGLLFALLPILSGTSGLLHGVASMTKSLVILITFLATLSILSRTGVPWFLKLMISLSSQTNELYQLAAVAFCLLFAWCSDKLGLSLELGSFAAGVMISTTDLAQHTLEQIEPIRNFFAALFLASIGMLINVHFLWNHVDILLAAVILVITVKTFIVAIVVKGFGYSNKTSLLVGMSLAQIGEFAFVLLSRASSIHLIEGKLYLLLLGTTALSLVTTPLLFKMIPAVVHLGVLLRWFSVDINQLGLKNDVLRIDSGKRINLIVQGSHDS, from the exons ATGCTGCCGCGTCGCCGCAGCAGTAGCAGCCGCCCGGGCTCCTCCCTCCGGCTCCTCGTCCTCGGTGCCCTGCtcctggccgcggccgccgcgttcgcccccgccgccgccgccgccgccgaggccgccgcggggcgcgaggccggcgcggggaagcaggaggccgaggcccaggccgaggcggaggcgcgcggggAGAGGGTGGCCgtcgcggaggccggcggcgaggtggcggcgcaggGCAATGCGACGGACAACAAGGAGGGCAGCTTCGCCGACATGATCGACCGCGCGCTGGAGAAGGAGTTCCCCGAGTCCGagggcgagcagggcggcggag AGACCGACCCCGGGAGCTTCAACAACACGGTCGCTGAGAAGCAG GGAGTCCTTGAAACTGTGGCTAGAAGAGTAACAAAGAAGAATGAGACCAAAGATAACAA GTCATTTCCCTTTAAGGAGGTTTTCTTGGATCGATCTGACCAAGAGGATGTCCCGACATTGATTGATCGAAAG GATAATGTTTTTATCATATCAAATCCAAAATCAAAATACCCTGTGCTGCAGTTGGACCTTAG GTTGATATCAGACCTTGTTGTTGTTATCGTGTCTGCCACTTGTGGTGGAATCGCCTTTGCTTGCCTTGGACAACCT GTGATTACAGGTTATCTACTTGCAGGATCTATAATTGGGCCTGGAGGCTTTAGCTTTGtcaatgaaatggtgcaa GTTGAAACAGTAGCCCAGTTTGGTGTGatatttctcttatttgctttggGACTTGAGTTTTCTACTGCAAAG CTTCGAGTTGTTCGTGCTGTTGCTGTCCTTGGAGGATTGCTCCAAATTATGCTGTTCATGTTTCTTTGTGGTATCTTGGCTACA CTTTGTGGAGGCAAAACAAAAGAAGGTGTTTTCGTTGGTGTTCTTCTTTCTATGTCTTCAACTGCTGTG GTTTTAAAATTTCTGATGGAAAGAAATAGTATCAATGCTCTTCATGGCCAAGTCACAGTCGGGATACTTATATTGCAG GATTGTGCTGTTGGTCTTCTGTTTGCGCTTCTTCCAATTTTGAGTGGTACATCTGGGCTTCTTCATGGAGTTGCATCAATGACAAAGTC GCTGGTGATATTGATAACGTTCCTGGCCACTCTCTCTATCCTCTCCCGTACTGGCGTTCCTTGGTTTCTTAAACTGATGATAAGTCTTTCATCTCAG ACAAATGAACTATACCAGCTGGCAGCAGTTGCATTCTGCTTGTTATTTGCTTGG TGTAGTGATAAATTGGGCCTGAGTCTTGAGTTGGGTTCATTCGCAGCTGGAGTGATGATATCAACGACAGACCTTGCACAACATACTCTGGAACAA ATTGAACCTATCCGCAACTTTTTCGCTGCTCTTTTCCTTGCCAGCATTGGGATGCTAATTAATGTCCATTTCCTGTGGAACCATGTGGATATACTCCTTGCAGCTGTAATTTTGGTGATCACAGTAAAGACATTTATTGTTGCTATTGTCGTAAAAGGGTTTGGCTATAGCAACAAAACATCTCTTCTT GTTGGCATGTCTCTTGCACAAATAGGAGAGTTCGCTTTTGTTCTCCTTAGCCGTGCTTCAAGCATCCATCTGATTGAG GGCAAGCTATACCTGCTTCTTCTTGGAACCACAGCACTTAGCTTG GTGACGACACCTCTGCTGTTCAAAATGATCCCAGCAGTGGTCCACCTCGGGGTTCTTTTGAGATGGTTTTCTGTTGATATCAATCAG TTGGGCCTGAAAAATGATGTCCTCCGCATCGATAGTGGCAAGCGCATCAATTTGATAGTCCAAGGATCACATGATTCATGA